The Aureimonas mangrovi genome includes a region encoding these proteins:
- a CDS encoding branched-chain amino acid ABC transporter substrate-binding protein has product MSLRPALLAVLVAGIAPASAQAQEARPIGVVAPLSGPSEILGRQVVAGAAGAIGARRPLIAADDECTAEGGASAAREFVRQEVAAVVGFLCTAAIEAALPILTDAQIPVIDIGVRANRLTDRRERTGQLVWRLAPRSDDEADAIADFVRENWRDVPFGIIEDGSAYGRDLADEVRARLGPESIEPALVDNYRPAEERQFGLARRIAQSGVTRILAFGARTDIAVIARDAGEVGVTLDIVGGESLLDAPGEDVELPQGVRALAANEDALALPGTAENSSVVAEGYYAPAFAGAQVALQALDRVPQAPAEALNTATFDTVLGPVRFDAAGDAERDFFNLLVWDGERFVPAPQS; this is encoded by the coding sequence TGCTTCTGCGCAGGCCCAGGAGGCACGTCCGATCGGCGTCGTCGCGCCGCTGTCCGGGCCGTCGGAGATCCTCGGCCGGCAGGTCGTGGCGGGAGCGGCGGGAGCCATCGGAGCGCGAAGACCGCTCATCGCGGCCGACGACGAATGCACGGCAGAGGGTGGCGCGAGCGCCGCGCGCGAGTTCGTGCGACAGGAGGTTGCCGCGGTCGTCGGTTTCCTCTGCACCGCGGCCATCGAGGCGGCTCTGCCGATCCTGACGGACGCGCAGATCCCGGTGATCGACATCGGTGTCCGCGCCAACCGGCTGACGGACCGCCGCGAGCGGACCGGGCAACTCGTCTGGCGGCTCGCCCCCCGCTCAGACGACGAGGCCGACGCCATCGCCGATTTCGTGCGCGAGAACTGGCGCGACGTGCCCTTCGGCATCATCGAGGACGGCTCGGCCTATGGCCGCGACCTCGCCGACGAGGTGCGCGCGCGGCTCGGACCCGAATCGATCGAGCCGGCCCTCGTCGACAACTACCGCCCAGCCGAAGAGCGCCAGTTCGGCCTCGCGCGGCGCATCGCGCAGAGCGGCGTCACGCGCATCCTCGCTTTCGGGGCGCGCACGGATATCGCCGTTATCGCGCGTGACGCGGGCGAAGTCGGGGTCACGCTCGACATCGTCGGCGGCGAATCGCTGCTCGACGCGCCGGGCGAGGACGTCGAACTTCCGCAGGGCGTGCGCGCGCTGGCCGCCAACGAGGACGCGCTGGCTCTTCCCGGCACCGCCGAGAATTCGAGCGTCGTCGCCGAAGGCTACTACGCTCCGGCCTTCGCCGGCGCGCAGGTGGCGTTGCAGGCGCTGGACCGAGTGCCCCAGGCTCCCGCCGAAGCCTTGAACACCGCGACGTTCGACACCGTGCTCGGCCCGGTGCGCTTTGACGCTGCCGGCGATGCGGAGCGCGACTTCTTCAACCTCCTTGTCTGGGATGGCGAACGCTTCGTGCCCGCCCCGCAATCTTGA
- a CDS encoding P1 family peptidase: MMRPGGRNLLTDVAGLLVGHAGDARLKSGSTVVIAEPAATAGVAILGGAPGTRETDLLAPENTVEVVDALVLSGGSAFGLDAASGAQAFLRESGRGFEVAGHRVPIVPSAILFDLANGGDKSWSRFSPYRELGYEAAANAAQYFEAGSVGAGTGATTANVKGGLGSASLVLSSGLTVAALVAVNAVGSPLIGDSRYFWAAPFEVGGEFGGLGWPASLPADAAAPRTKLGARAGANTTIAVIATDAILTKAAARRLAIAAHDGFARALWPAHTDFDGDLVFALATGASGIAPDPLQTIELAAGAASAMARAIARGVYSATPAEGDTLPCWSTLR, from the coding sequence TTGATGAGGCCCGGTGGACGCAATCTCCTGACCGACGTCGCTGGCCTTCTCGTCGGCCACGCCGGCGACGCGCGGTTGAAAAGCGGCTCCACCGTCGTGATCGCGGAGCCCGCAGCCACCGCCGGCGTCGCCATTCTCGGCGGCGCACCGGGGACGCGCGAGACGGACCTCCTCGCGCCGGAAAACACCGTCGAGGTGGTTGACGCGCTGGTCCTGTCCGGCGGCTCGGCCTTCGGGCTGGACGCGGCCAGCGGCGCGCAGGCGTTCCTGCGCGAGAGCGGGCGCGGCTTCGAGGTGGCGGGTCATCGCGTGCCGATCGTCCCGTCGGCGATCCTGTTCGACCTCGCCAATGGCGGCGACAAGAGCTGGAGCCGCTTCTCGCCCTATCGCGAACTCGGCTACGAAGCGGCGGCGAACGCGGCGCAGTACTTCGAGGCCGGCAGCGTCGGCGCCGGGACGGGGGCGACGACGGCGAACGTGAAGGGCGGGCTCGGCTCGGCCTCGCTCGTCCTGTCGAGCGGCCTGACAGTGGCCGCGCTCGTCGCCGTCAATGCCGTCGGCTCGCCGCTGATCGGCGACAGCCGTTATTTCTGGGCCGCGCCTTTCGAGGTGGGCGGCGAGTTTGGCGGCCTCGGTTGGCCCGCATCGCTCCCGGCTGACGCTGCGGCCCCACGCACCAAGCTCGGCGCGCGGGCCGGCGCCAACACGACCATCGCCGTCATCGCGACGGACGCGATTCTGACCAAGGCGGCAGCGCGGCGTCTCGCGATCGCGGCGCATGACGGCTTCGCACGCGCACTCTGGCCGGCGCACACCGATTTCGACGGCGATCTCGTCTTCGCGCTCGCGACCGGGGCGAGCGGCATCGCACCCGATCCGCTCCAGACGATCGAACTCGCCGCGGGCGCCGCGAGCGCAATGGCTCGGGCGATCGCGCGTGGCGTCTACTCCGCCACGCCGGCCGAGGGCGACACGCTACCATGCTGGAGTACGCTTCGATGA
- a CDS encoding DUF2259 domain-containing protein, with translation MKTRLGAILALLASPAAAGDVATLNSLGFSGDGRVFAFEQYGIQDGSGFPYAEIFFVDLDEDRFLAPSPVRVRLEDNGDSVEEARAEARRQAVTLFDEHAPEQNPGHLAAANPPTELSADPQRVVFLPRAIEPPIDVPIELRISLFNVPGAPDYCADLGHSPAGFRLTRIAADAGETATLLHEDEALPESRNCAYDYRLAEIRVAANGLEEMRAVALIGVKSVGFEGPDMRYIAVPVPLD, from the coding sequence ATGAAGACGCGCCTGGGAGCCATCCTCGCGCTGCTCGCCTCGCCGGCCGCGGCGGGCGATGTCGCGACGCTGAACTCGCTGGGCTTTTCGGGCGACGGCCGCGTCTTCGCCTTCGAGCAGTACGGTATTCAGGACGGCTCGGGCTTCCCCTACGCTGAGATCTTCTTCGTCGATCTCGACGAGGACCGCTTTCTCGCCCCCTCGCCCGTGCGCGTGCGGCTGGAGGACAACGGAGACAGTGTGGAGGAAGCCCGCGCGGAGGCACGCCGGCAGGCAGTCACCCTCTTCGACGAGCATGCGCCGGAGCAGAACCCCGGTCACCTCGCCGCCGCCAATCCGCCGACCGAGCTTTCGGCTGATCCGCAGCGCGTCGTCTTCCTGCCCCGCGCGATCGAGCCGCCGATCGACGTGCCGATCGAACTGCGCATTTCGCTCTTCAACGTACCGGGGGCTCCCGACTATTGCGCAGACCTCGGCCACAGCCCGGCAGGCTTCCGACTGACGCGGATTGCAGCCGATGCCGGCGAGACGGCAACGCTTTTGCATGAGGACGAGGCCCTCCCCGAAAGCCGCAACTGCGCCTACGACTACCGGCTCGCGGAAATCCGTGTCGCCGCGAACGGCCTCGAAGAGATGCGCGCCGTTGCGCTGATCGGGGTCAAGAGCGTCGGTTTTGAAGGGCCGGATATGCGCTACATCGCGGTTCCCGTGCCTTTGGATTGA
- the purB gene encoding adenylosuccinate lyase → MIPRYSRPEMVSVWSQETKFRIWFEIEAHACDALAEIGVIPKEAARTIWEKGGAATFDVDRIDEIERETKHDVIAFLTHLAEFVGPDSRFVHQGMTSSDVLDTCFNVQLVRASEILLADLDALLAALKRRAMEHKDTITIGRSHGIHAEPTTFGVKLALAYAEFERCRERLVHAREEVATCAISGAVGTFANIDPRVEEHVAKALGLKPEPVSTQVIPRDRHAMFFATLGVIASSVERLAVEVRHLQRTEVLEAEEYFSPGQKGSSAMPHKRNPVLTENLTGLARMVRSYALPAMENVALWHERDISHSSVERMIGPDATVTLDFALARLTGVVDKLLVYPERMEKNLNQFKGLVHSQRVLLALTQAGLSREDSYRLVQRNAMKVWEHGADFLEELLADKEVTAALSEEQIREKFDLGYHTKHVDTIFRRVFG, encoded by the coding sequence ATGATCCCCCGCTACTCCCGCCCCGAGATGGTGTCCGTCTGGTCGCAGGAGACGAAGTTCAGGATCTGGTTCGAGATCGAGGCGCATGCCTGCGACGCCCTCGCCGAGATCGGCGTCATCCCGAAGGAAGCCGCCCGGACGATCTGGGAGAAAGGCGGGGCGGCGACCTTCGATGTCGATCGCATCGACGAGATCGAGCGCGAGACCAAGCACGACGTCATCGCCTTCCTGACGCATCTGGCCGAATTCGTCGGCCCCGACTCGCGCTTCGTCCATCAGGGCATGACGTCGTCCGACGTTCTCGACACCTGTTTCAACGTGCAGCTCGTGCGCGCCTCCGAGATCCTCCTCGCCGATCTCGACGCCCTGCTGGCGGCCCTAAAGCGCCGCGCGATGGAGCATAAGGACACGATCACGATCGGTCGCTCGCACGGCATCCACGCCGAGCCGACGACTTTCGGCGTCAAGCTGGCGCTGGCCTATGCCGAGTTCGAGCGCTGCCGTGAGCGCCTCGTCCACGCCCGCGAAGAGGTCGCCACCTGCGCCATCTCCGGGGCCGTCGGCACCTTCGCCAATATCGACCCGCGCGTGGAGGAGCATGTCGCCAAGGCCCTCGGCCTGAAGCCCGAGCCCGTGTCCACGCAGGTCATCCCGCGCGACCGGCACGCCATGTTCTTCGCAACGCTCGGCGTCATCGCCTCCTCGGTCGAGCGGCTCGCCGTCGAGGTCCGGCACCTGCAGCGCACCGAGGTTCTGGAGGCGGAGGAGTATTTCTCGCCCGGCCAGAAGGGCTCCTCGGCCATGCCCCACAAGCGGAACCCGGTGCTGACCGAGAATCTGACGGGCCTTGCCCGCATGGTGCGCTCCTACGCCCTGCCAGCGATGGAAAATGTCGCCCTCTGGCACGAGCGTGACATCTCGCACTCTTCCGTCGAGCGCATGATCGGACCGGACGCGACGGTCACGCTCGACTTCGCGCTGGCGCGCCTCACAGGCGTCGTCGACAAGCTCCTCGTCTACCCTGAGCGGATGGAGAAGAACCTCAACCAGTTCAAGGGCCTCGTGCATTCGCAGCGAGTGCTTCTTGCGCTGACGCAGGCTGGCCTCAGCCGCGAGGATTCCTACCGCCTCGTCCAGCGCAACGCCATGAAGGTCTGGGAGCACGGCGCTGACTTCCTAGAAGAGCTTCTGGCCGACAAGGAAGTCACGGCAGCCCTTTCGGAAGAGCAAATCCGCGAGAAGTTCGACCTCGGCTATCACACCAAGCATGTCGATACGATCTTCCGCCGGGTGTTCGGATGA
- a CDS encoding endonuclease/exonuclease/phosphatase family protein yields MPRIVYANLGYSREIDGSIAHHVGRVHHHIYTPRQAQVRSLTFVKETLRELKPDLSCFVEIDRGSLTNGFFDQLPVLREDHHATVRIDSKYALGRKLHRFSISRGKSNAFLANHPLAFQARHLSHGKKRLVYDIDMDGVRILIAHCSLLYRVRERQFAELAEWTRERDVPTIVMGDFNIFRGCRELAPLTGDGRFVRLNEPDRPTFRFGPYQASLDTCLVSADIADACAIEVVPQPFSDHDMLCLDVPNLSSAQAVRAA; encoded by the coding sequence ATGCCGCGCATCGTCTACGCCAATCTGGGATACTCCCGCGAGATCGACGGTTCCATTGCCCACCATGTGGGGCGCGTGCATCACCACATCTACACGCCGCGCCAGGCACAGGTCCGCAGCCTTACCTTCGTCAAGGAGACGCTGCGCGAGCTGAAGCCGGACCTGTCCTGCTTCGTGGAGATCGATCGTGGGTCGTTGACCAACGGCTTCTTCGATCAGCTCCCCGTCCTTCGCGAGGACCACCACGCGACCGTGCGCATCGATTCGAAATATGCGCTGGGGCGTAAGCTCCACCGCTTCTCGATCTCACGCGGCAAATCCAACGCCTTCCTCGCGAACCATCCGCTGGCGTTCCAGGCGCGCCATCTGTCTCATGGCAAGAAGCGCCTCGTCTACGACATCGACATGGACGGCGTGCGTATCCTTATCGCGCATTGTTCGCTGCTTTACCGCGTGCGCGAACGCCAGTTCGCGGAACTTGCCGAATGGACGCGTGAGCGCGACGTGCCGACGATCGTGATGGGAGACTTCAACATCTTTCGCGGCTGCCGGGAACTGGCACCGCTGACCGGAGACGGCCGCTTCGTTCGACTGAACGAGCCGGACCGGCCGACTTTCCGTTTCGGCCCATACCAGGCCAGCCTCGACACCTGCCTCGTCTCGGCCGACATCGCAGACGCATGTGCCATCGAGGTCGTGCCGCAGCCCTTCTCGGACCACGACATGCTCTGCCTCGACGTCCCGAATCTCTCCAGCGCGCAGGCCGTGCGCGCCGCCTGA